From Myxocyprinus asiaticus isolate MX2 ecotype Aquarium Trade chromosome 49, UBuf_Myxa_2, whole genome shotgun sequence, a single genomic window includes:
- the omd gene encoding LOW QUALITY PROTEIN: osteomodulin (The sequence of the model RefSeq protein was modified relative to this genomic sequence to represent the inferred CDS: inserted 1 base in 1 codon; deleted 1 base in 1 codon; substituted 5 bases at 5 genomic stop codons): MKITRLLQLSVSQQPDYDAXVMYTNDCARECFCPPSNPFVMYCERCLQXHNNLEEDPFPLLETLQRIYLDSKKISKISADATQXLRKRTVMDLYSNRLTDAGIKGKILSGTRSLTEINMCSNEFQSMSADLPELIQQIMLENSSIFSILEGYFKKTPNLXSFRMSHSKLESVLYNLFNLSRLMELHLGHNXLSKSFFVPRNLEHLXLNQKQL, from the exons ATGAAGATTACAAGACTTCTTCAACTTTCTGTATCTCAACAACCTGATTACGATGCCTAGGTGATGTATACCAACGACTGTGCCAGAGAATGTTTTTGCCCCCCATCCAATCCCTTTGTCATGTACTGCGAAAGATGTCTTCAGTAGCACAATAATCTGGAAGAAGACCCATTTCCTTTGTTGGAAACTCtacaaagaatttatttggaCTCCAAAAAAATTTCAAAGATATCTGCTGATGCTACAC GTCTCAGAAAACGTACAGTGATGGATTTGTATAGCAACAGACTAACAGATGCAGGCATTAAAGGAAAGATCCTATCTGGCACGAGGAGCCTCACGGAAATCAACATGTGCAGTAATGAGTTCCAGTCCATGTCAGCAGACCTTCCGGAATTGATCCAGCAGATAATGCTGGAAAACAGCTCAATCTTCTCCATACTTGAGGGCTACTTTAAGAAGACTCCAAATCTCTAGTCCTTTCGAATGTCACACAGTAAACTCGAATCAGTTCTATACAATCTCTTTAACCTGTCAAGACTGATGGAGCTCCATTTAGGCCATAACTAACTCTCTAAATCATTTTTT GTTCCCAGGAACCTGGAACATCTGTAACTCAATCAAAAACAACTTTAA